CTGCCTCGGAGTGACGCCATCCCCACCGTCACTGCCCCGCAGGGACACAGACACATCCTTTCCAAGGCACAGCCCTCAGCATGACCAGCTTTCCTCTGGGGCCTCTTAACTGTGCCTTAGGAAAGGAGAACATCAGCAttttgaaattagaatattcacCTGTATTTTGGGGGTTTTTCCTGAAGGCGGTGCCGGGGgctgtttctgttgtacagctgGTGCTAAGTGCAGCGATGGATTCTCTTTTTCTCTCGGGTAGTGTTTGCTTTACTGATTCCCGGACTTAGGGTGAGGGGAGAAGTTTGTCCACGTGGGTAGAGCCCTTTTACAGTGACCTGTCTGGGCTTCACACTGACGACTGGCTGTCCAGCTGAGATGCGATGTGTGAATGTGATCATTGGTCCATTGTGACTGGACAAACAGGATTAAGAAtgccattttaaatttcatttgcatAATAATCTCCATTTATCGTGTGCACTTCTCATGTTCCAGGTGCTCTGTATTATCTCACGTTGACGTCTGCAGGTCCTGTGACCATACCTTTTTACCCCATCAGGTCTGTGGTGTCTCAGCAGCTCCCTTCCTCCCAGGTGGATTGTACAGACCCATCCCTGCCACGCCTCTGAAAGTGCCCTGTGTGTGAGGTGTCCCTCGCCATCCCATCTTGTGATTTTCAGGTTTACAAGGGGGAGCTATGGGATTAGACCCTAGACTCTGCCTCTGGACTTGATCTGTGTAAGAGCCCTTTCCATGACTGTAGCATGAGCGGCCGGGGGTGGAGGGGATGCAGAAGGACTGATGTCTGAGAGTAGAGCTGGCCTCCTGCTTTTGAGGGCAGCTGAAGGTACTTCTTCACCTCCAGTGGCACATGGAAAGTTTGCAACATTTCTCTATAGTAGACGAGGAGAAGGTTGTCCTTTGTGCCAGACAAGGAACTTTCCAGAAGCCTGGCTCACTGCTTCTTCCTCTTTAGTTAGCAGGGCACACAGAGGGGATTCTTCCTGGGAAGTTTTGCTCTGGACCAGCGATCATCCATGGACACAGCAGGCAGGGGTGGGATGAAAAATCCAAGGAAGGAGTTCCTGTTCTTAATATTTCTAATACTCTTCAAATAGCTACTTCCCATTAATGATGTGGATTAGGCAGCTGATAATTCCACTGTCTCTCTCTGATGTGCATCTTCCTaaaggaataaattaaaaagtggatTGGAAAACGTCTTTTGGGGAAACTTCTTAAAAACATAGATGAGTCGTTTATGTTGTCTGCAGTCTTGCAAGATCACAAATTCAGTGGTACTTGAGTTTCAACACCAGCACGGACTAAGCAGAGGGTTGGAGCAGTTGTAAAAAAGGCATGTGGGACACCCACTCCGGGCCCTAACTGTGCCCTCCAGCGGTGTGCTTGCCTTGTGGGCTTGGGACTGGCGCCTGTTGAATCGGAGCTGCAGTTTCCTCACCAGTGATGTGGGGATCCTAGAACCTTGTTGCCTCAGCTGGCTTTTTTTATTGTAGCAACATGGTTTTCATTTGAGGAGGAGAGGAATTGAGACAAAGCCCTCAGCCCCTCTGCACAGCATTCTGcaatgttgttttcttttttttgtttgtttgaattattATTTCACAGAACAGGACAAACTACAATTAAAAGTAAGCACAAAGCCTTTCTTAGTCACTGGGGGCACCAATGTGAATTTGAGATGGATTTGGAGACAAAGTAAAGTAGCAGGAGATATCTAGCAGCAACTGTCATTTACGAAATCGCTGCACAGTTAGCCAGCCCTGGTGAGGCGGAGGGCGCACACTGGCTGCTCCTCCCCGAGAACAGGGCAGTGGCCTGAATCCCTTCTAAATGACTTGGCTCAGAGCTGTGGAGACTTGGTGGGCCGCTGCAGGCGGTCTGTCAGCCCTGAATGGCTGTGTCTCCATTGCTCCACGTCTGTGCCACGTTCTCCACATCACCACCTCCGCACGGGTACCCTGCTCTCCTCCCCGATGCCGGCTCACGCAGGGCTGAGGCCTGATGTTAAGATGATAGATCTAATTTCATCCTCCTTCACGAAGTTAAGCTGCAGGGTGGATTGTTACTGTCCTACTGGAAACCTCTGGGGGTCATCTTGGTAGTTGCCAAGGATAGAAACTATTTCATTTCAAACACTGCAGACCCTACTgggcttttaaaatattgttggcTTTTGGTAGTGGTCCCTTCTTAGCCTGCCAACTGATCCTTCCCGCCCCAGCGGTTGCAGGGGGGGATGAGTCCTCGCAGAGAGACAGAGCCAGCCTTGGCCTCCTCTGCAAGAGCCACTTGAACCCAGaaccatttgtttgtgtcatctggACTCATTCCATGTATAAACCGGCTATGAAAAATGCACCTCAGACTTAGGTTTTTCTGCCACATCTCAGAGAGTAAAATGAATTTTTCCCTCCAAGTTTGGAGAATATTGCAGAGGTTTTTGTTATGGGGGAAAAAGCACTCCCGCCTTTATATTCATCTCAGCTGCTTATTTTTGATATTTGTGCCAATCTGTAAATGGATACTTCACTTTAATAACTGGTCCTTACAAACTGGCTCTGTAGAGAAGCTGAGAAAATGTTTTTGCGCTCAGTTTCCTTTGCACAGTGGGTATTGCTGCAGTTCTCGGCTTTGTCGGGCTGTGCTGTGGAGCAAGGCAAAGCTGGGGCCGACTGCTCAGACCATCTTACACATTTCCTCTTCTAGAAACTTTTGTTCTAAAAACCATATTTATTGCTGGACCTTAATGGCCGCCAGCGTCAGGAAGTTTCCTAGACATCTATTAATGAAGTCTAAGACCCTTGCTAAGGGGAACAGCCTCAACCTTCTCTCGAATATGTGTCTGCCTCTCAGGTTCTCCACGTCGGAGGGAGTCTGGAAGGGTTGTAACTGGTGGTTAATGGTGTCAGGTGTGACATGGTCAGAGCCTGTGGGCAGCCTGGGGAATGGGGATCTTCCATTCTCAGCGCTGGGAAAGATGGAGCGCCAGCCAGTCAGCCATTGGCTGCAGGTTGCCACTCCCTTGGGATGCTGACCATCCTTTGCAGGTTGTActcacttaaaaagaaataacaattgcCAGTAAAGTCTCATGTGATCTTACCCCCATTTTTTAGATGCAGAAATGGAGATTTGTAAAGAGGTGAAATAGCTTGTCCAAGATATACAACTAGTAAGCATTCAGgttggaatttgaatccaggctaTCCCCAAAGCTGGGCCCTCACTGTCTAATGACAGTGCCCAGCCTTGAGGGGGTGCAGCGGGGGATGGCATTTGGCAACAGCCTGACCCCAGGCGGCTAGTgctgtaaaccgtccccattccgtTTTTCAGACAGCTTTGTCACAAAGGCCCTCATGTAAACTGACACCTGCCTGCTGAGGCTTCCATGGATCCTCACTGTAcaagttttaactttttattttgaactaagTTTCACAGGAAGTCGTAAAGCTAGAACAGGGTTTCTGTGTACTCTTTGCCCAACCTCTCCTGTCATAACTACAGTACAGCGTCTGGAGTCGCTTGGCATCTAAGGCCTGAGTTGAGAGGAGGTGAGCGGTACAGCCCAGCGAGCTCTGAGCCAGGCTTACCATCGCCAGGGAGTTCCTGTCTCGCCCTGGGTGAATCTAGCTCTTGAAGCAAAGAGCCAACTGAGCTGTAGGTTTTCTCTCCACTGGCCCAGCCTACAGCATTTGAGCCGGCTTTCAGCTGGCTGGGACAAAACTGGGGCCTAGGTTTCTGTGGCAGTTTTCCACCTGATCTCCAAGGTGGTGACGTTTGTCCATCTGTTCGCTCAGACACTTGAGCACCTGTTGTTCGCCAGGTGCTATGTCCGGGGCTTGAAGCCTCCTGCAGTGAGCTCACGGGTTCCTTGTTCTCTGAATGGTGGGAAGATACAGGCCACCTGGTAGCCATATGAGTGTGTCCGTGGAGCACCAAGAAGATGACAAGGAGCTATCAGAGCATCCTGCTTGTCAGGAACGAGGAGGAGGCTGCCAGATGGATGAGGAAGGGAAAGAtgtgccaggcagaggggacgGGAGGGTCCATTCTGGGGACAGCAGGTGCATTCTGTgatgagggggaggggtggcttGCTCCCGTTTCCCTCTTAGCAAAGCCTGTCAAGGCGGCCACGATGAGCCCCCCATAGGCCTGTGAGTCCTGGGGGATGAGTGCGACCAGCCATGCGGCTGCCGCCCCGCACATCAGTGCTTCCCACCTGTGACCCCAATCATTCGAGAACCCTTTAGAAGGATTGGTTTTGACCGGAAGAGTCTACCAGGATGAATTCGCTTCACAATGCACCCTGAGTGAAGGAGTTGACCTGTCGGGAAGGGTGACTTAGGAAAGTTCATTTTCTGTTGGAGGATGTTTGCCAAATGTGGTGAGATTAGTTGTAGTATAGCTGGTGCCGAGCTGCTCTCACAGTAATTTCGCCAGTGGTTTCAGCTGTTTCCCAGTCCTGCGATGGAGGCCATTTATGGCGTCGTCGGCCTGGAGCAGGAAGCCTGTCACTGGACTCCGGCATCCTGTTCTTTCAGCTTCTGTGAGTTAGTTCAGTGTACGTTTAAAGGAAAGAGGCTTGGCTGCAGCCCTCTTTTGTCACATGTAATTGGGATTTCTTCCATCAAAGATCACGCCTGCCCCTGATTTTGGTGGTAGTGGTCTGATGCTGGCTTTGAAGAGGTCCTGACAGCCTGGTGACAGGCTTGGTGCTCACAAGTTCTGGATTGCAAATTGATGAAAGGAGGATGAATAATGAAAAATAGTGGGTCATTCTAAGCGGTACCTTTTCACTGGGCTACGGTATAATTTGGATCCATCTCAAGAGAAGTAGATTGGCGGAATTCATCCAAGTAGCCTCTCAAGGACCAGTACCCACTGTCTGGGGACAATGCAATCTGTGGCTCTGACTTACACATCTAGGGTTTAAAACCCTGAACCAGGGCTTTAAAGCAATAGGGAGTAGACTGCTCACCCAGCCATCTACACTGCAACATGAGCAGGATACATGTCTGTTCCTCTACAGAGACGTGGGGCTCTGGAGGCACAGTGGCCTCAAACAGCACTTGTCGCTCGCCCTGACAGCTGAATCCTGCTCTGTTTAAGTTTTATGGGTGCAAAGGAGACCCTTTCAAACAAGCTCAGGCAGAGAGGCAGGGGCACTGGGAGGAAGCGTGTGGAGCGTGCAGCCACAGGGTTCCTCTAGTTCTCCCTAAACACAGTCACGATCGTAGCTTAAACACACACAGAAGCAGTGTCCATCTCTGTCATATTGTGAGGTGTGTGTTAGGGTCATTACCTGCTTTTCCAGCTCCAccccactctcccctcctccccactcccaccaccaCCTGCCGCCCTGCCTTTGTAGATGGCTGCTACTCCCTGAGCACCtgcttttctctgtctgcctCCTGGATTCTTTCACCTTCCAGGCCCACTACCCCCTGAGAGAGGAGGGCCCCTGGCTGGCACCCAGCTTCcggagcaggggctgggggagggctgtCAGGAAAGAGGGTACTGAGACTGCCACAGCTAGGGTCACTCCCACCCCAACCCCGCCGCGTGCCCCAAGCCTGTCTTGGGTGTGGCGTGAGGATGACGCGTGGCCTGCATGGTACCAcactgttccatgcctctctgtcTGAATGGAAGTATGGTTTCAGTAACTTTGCTAGGACCGCTTTCACTTCCTGATTATATTCCTCAAACCTAGAAGAACCTGGTAGAGAAAAGGGGGCTGAGAAAaccaaacacttggaaatgagAGCCCTGGGATGACCCTAAGTCGAGAAGCTGCTCGTCTGAGAAGTTTCACCCTCAGTGAGGCCTCTGACCCCCGTCTCTGCCCTGCATCAGGGGAGGGGGACAGCAATGCACAGTCCAGGGACCTGGGAAGGAGGCCCTCCCGTCTCCCAAGATTGAACCCGAGAGCCTCACTGTGACAGCCCCGGCCTGTCTGTCCCACACATGTCACAGGCATGCTTCTGGTGGGGGCCCCTCTGCCTGCCACCCCACTAGCACCTGACACCTGTCCTAGGAGAAGCTTCGTTTATGTTTGTGCGTGAATGATGGACAGGCAGAGGCTGGCCTTGCCTCACTTGGCATTTGTAATTGGAGCTAAAAGGAAGCAAGACACCTTCCTTCTGTAGCCCCTCACCAGCCCACCCAGTTCATCAGATCCCTCTGGTGCTTGGTCATGGAGACTGATGAAGACCAGGACGCAGGGCCAACCAGCAGCCGAGTGCCCCAGTATGTGTGTGCACGGGGTGGTGGCGGGCTGCCTCCCACCATTCGGGCCGCCTGCTGAGCCCCCGCGCAGGCCATTTCaggccccaccctccctcctcagcCGGCCATCTGGGCGCTGAAGAACCGGAgggtcagagaaattaagaaatttgccCAGGGACCCACAGCCAGCAGCCAGCTCGCTGGGGATGCTGGCGTTTGAACACAGCTCAGGGGCAAGCTGGGCGGGCTATCACGCGATCACCGACAGGTGGGAGTTCCCGACGAACTGGAGGGGCACTGCACTCAAAAGAGCCCCGGGAGTGCCCGCCTGCCGCTCGGCTCCCCACTCCCCGCTCCCAgcgccccctccccggccctgcTCACCAAGTGCCCCCCAGCCCTTCTCCCTGGCCCTACTCCCCCAGGTTCCAGAACGCCCTCTCCCCCCACTTTTGGCTCTCTCCACCCCCTAAGTGCCAGCTTCCCGTGCTCCCCCTCACCCTctggctccctcttctcccccaTACCCGACTCCGCTCCGGTCCCTGCACCCCCGACCCGCAAGGCCCGGCTGGGCGCGCTGCTCAGCTTTGCACTGCTGGTGCCGCCGTGGCCAGCGACCAGTACCTCCTGCAGGTGGCGGACGCAGGCAACCACAGCGGCCACCCTCCCACCCGCGGCTCTGGCGCATCTGCGAAGGTACCGTACCGGCTGCCCCTCCCCCGCGTGACCCCttcccctcagacccaggggccACACCCCCTCCTCCCAGAGCAGCTCTGAGAGGCTGCCCCATCCCCTGCCTGTCTGCCCACAAGGGGGTCTCTCGGGCACACCTTTCCCCCAACTGTCTTGGTGACAGTCTGGCCGGAGGAGGAAGGGACTCTGGCTCAGGGCCTAGCCAAGGGTGGGAAGTGAAAAGGGGGGCACTGGGTGGCCCCATAAGGACCCCAAGAGCCTTCCAGAGCAGGAACCCTTGACAGTCCCTTGGCCTCACCCTTTGGGGGCCTGTCTTGCGTTAGAAGTGATGGCACATCACTTGGTAGATGGCAGGACACTGCTGGGTGACCTGGGACCTTGTCCCTCAACCTCCAAGTTCTGATCTGTCAGATGGGGAGAAAATGATGCCTCTCTGGATGCAGGGCTCGGGGTGGGAGGAATTAGGGAGGGGAGACACGGGCAGGCCCAGCACCCAGGGGTGCTCAGCTGCTGTTCTTGTCACTTGTctgcaggggtcctggggttGAGCTGGGAGCCAGTGTGCAGGAGGGAGGTCCAGGTGTGGGGAGCTGGGGCCCTGGCAAGGACAGGGTTCCTCAACCCAGTGACTGGGAGTTGTTTCTTTATTACCGTCCAGGGCTCGGTCTGGTCACCCCATCAGCCCCGGTCCCTGTCAGGCACAGCCAGGGCTGTGGCGCAGGGCCCCTGTTCCCATACCCCCGATGGCCTGACACACAGGGCGGAAAACCGGAGCACCGCGTGGCTTCAGACCCGGGCAGGAGCGGGGAGGGCTTTGTTCGgcgaggggtggggagaggcagtggGCTTCCACACGCACCCCAGCTGCGGGCCTCGCCAAGCTGGGGCCAGCCTGGGGGCCTTCCCCTGCACAGGGCGTGCACAGGGTGGCAGGGATGTGCGTGAGCATGAGTAAACGAGTGTGCACGTGTATGTGAGCAAGGGCAGTGTGCGTGTGACACAGCGCCTTCCTCGGAGCTGCCGGGGAGGAAGGACAGTGCAGTTGACAGCCGCCCCACAGGCAGCCTAAGCCTCCGAGGCTCTCCCGACTTGcatgtgtgcacgcgtgtgtgccCGTGTGTGCGAGAGTCAGAGGGCCCCTTTCCTGTGCAGGCAAAGCCTGGCTTCCACGTGTGAGCAGGCCCAAGGGAGGCCTGAGGGCAGCCTCTCTGCAGTGTTTGAAACTTTTCGACAGGCATCCACGTAGGTCTTATTTGTACattagataaacaaacaaaaggtcTTGAGCCGTCCAAACCCGTTTGGGGCCTCAACTCCAAGTGGCAGGAGAGAACCTGATGGGGCCCTGTGGCCACCTCTCGGGGCCCTTGGCTCTGGTTGGGGGTGAGAACCTGCAGGCCACCTATCTCTGAGAAGTACAGGGTGGGTCCAGCCCACCAGGTTTTGCGTTCTTTCTGCTTTTTAGGGCAGAACAGCTACATCCCCCTGATTGACCCCTTTGCCACTGAGAGCCTGGATGCCTCGACCTTGGTGCGGCACCTCATCTGTGAGTGCTGGTGTGGCAAGCATTTCCCCATCCTTCCTTAATCTCCAGGCAAGGCTCAGAACCCCCTCATCCTAGACCCACAGAACTGCTTCCAGCTGGACCCTTTGTTGCCCAGAGGACATTGCCATATGTATCTGAAAAACCCCATGACTGGCCTCAGCCCCCATGCTCTGCTATTGGCTTGTGACCACAGGCGCCCGACCCCCAGCCTGTCCTGCCCTCCCTATGCCCCTTCTTGACTCTCCTTTATGTTTCCAAATGGGTCTACCCGGTGGGCATCTCCCACCTGGTGAGTTGGGGGCACGTCTCTGCTGCCCCAGAGAAGCCTGGGAGGTTGGGGAGGGTACTGGGAAGCCTCCCTCGCCCTGGGCCTCAGGAAGGCTGTGCCAGGACAAGGGGTGGCCCCTGGGAGGGTCAGGTGGTTACCGTGGAGACATCAGAGGGAATCGGATGGCCCAGCTCCTCCTCTGGCCAAGGCCAAGACAGTCCCGAGCGTCCTACGAAGGAGGACCTCCAGGCAGACAAGGCTCTGCAGTACTCAGCTGGGCTTTCCTTGGGGGGCCGGTCCGGGTCCCCTCCTGCTCCCTGAACCCCCTCTCCCGGCAGCGCTGTGCTGAGCCCTCGTGGTGGTCCTGCCCCTGAGCCTTGTCCTTGTCGTGTGCGGCCGGATCCGTGGCCTCCTCGGCTCCCCGGCCCAGAGCCTCCCCCGGCTGCTCTTCATGGGCTGCCGCTTCTTGTTGGGGGGTGAGTCTGGGGGCTGTGAGGGCCGCAGCTCCTGGCAGTGGGGTGCTGCCTCTCCTGCTGCCCCATCCCCTACGCCCCCAACCCCGCTGCTCTGAGCCTGGGAGCCCACCCTGGCCGTTGAGCTGCAGCAGGTGGGGGCGCCCTGGGTGGTGCTGGAGACTGTGTAGGGGCAGGGATTCTGATTGTGAACCCAGAGCCAGGGACTGGGGCCAGGGAGCCCCAGGGTTGAGCTTCCAGGCGCAGGAGGAACGAGGATCTCTGAGGGGTCCCAGGAACTGCCCCGCTGGACCCGCACGAGGGGTGGCGGACCAACCTGCACCTGTTCCCTGTCCTTCCCAGATCACCCTGGTGAGGGGGCAGTGCAGGCAGGGGGGTTGGCATCTGC
The genomic region above belongs to Phocoena phocoena chromosome 19, mPhoPho1.1, whole genome shotgun sequence and contains:
- the TMEM235 gene encoding LOW QUALITY PROTEIN: transmembrane protein 235 (The sequence of the model RefSeq protein was modified relative to this genomic sequence to represent the inferred CDS: inserted 2 bases in 2 codons; deleted 2 bases in 1 codon; substituted 1 base at 1 genomic stop codon), producing the protein METDEDQDAGPTSSRVPHASFPCSPSPSGSLFSPIPDSAPVPAPPTRKARLGALLSFALLXAAVASDQYLLQVADAGNHSGHPXHPRLWRICEGQNSYIPLIDPFATESLDASTLVRHLISLCXALVVVLPLSLVLVVCGRIRGLLGSPAQSLPRLLFMGCRFLLGGALTLTGVSTYISYSHLAFAETARQDGPRHVQDICISFGWSVALAWGSCPLQTLSGILLVTEARALSLSAAGRPPLCGRLSPRYLSQAEKLPQSSGGGSSREKQAFVPALVPLLLLRGRRSRTRSWSAAPWGMSVIARAVWAPEQAGSGPS